One region of Vitis vinifera cultivar Pinot Noir 40024 chromosome 1, ASM3070453v1 genomic DNA includes:
- the LOC104878924 gene encoding uncharacterized protein LOC104878924 isoform X1, translating into MTLNLMRRALSARLSLSSIMMIERVYSVFLCFLLISVLFFPLAAAGRVLLGTPQKGDEGGDHSNGRSKTEVKPSHSGQAGSALGHSSPSHATPSGVHTGAHAVTSTANTANRAAQVAPCGSSAGQPFGANCVKQRKPERSCGETNRDCIRS; encoded by the exons ATGACTCTTAACTTAATGCGAAGAGCTCTCTCTGCTCGCTTATCCCTCTCATCAATAATGATGATTGAAAGGGTTTATTCTGTGTTTCTTTGCTTCCTCTTGATCTCAGTCCTTTTCTTCCCATTAGCAGCAGCTGGAAGAGTACTACTAGGTACCCCTCAAAAGG GGGATGAGGGTGGAGACCATAGCAATGGGAGGAGTAAAACTGAAGTAAAGCCCAGTCACTCGGGCCAAGCCGGCTCCGCCCTTGGCCACTCATCTCCCTCCCACGCAACTCCCTCCGGGGTACATACGGGTGCGCATGCAGTTACTT CCACAGCCAACACGGCCAACAGGGCTGCACAGGTCGCACCATGTGGTAGCAGTGCTGGGCAACCGTTCGGAGCTAATTGTGTAAAACAGCGTAAGCCGGAACGTTCATGCGGCGAAACTAATCGTGACTGCATAAGAAGCTGA
- the LOC104878924 gene encoding uncharacterized protein LOC104878924 isoform X2: protein MTLNLMRRALSARLSLSSIMMIERVYSVFLCFLLISVLFFPLAAAGRVLLGTPQKGDEGGDHSNGRSKTEVKPSHSGQAGSALGHSSPSHATPSGVHTATANTANRAAQVAPCGSSAGQPFGANCVKQRKPERSCGETNRDCIRS from the exons ATGACTCTTAACTTAATGCGAAGAGCTCTCTCTGCTCGCTTATCCCTCTCATCAATAATGATGATTGAAAGGGTTTATTCTGTGTTTCTTTGCTTCCTCTTGATCTCAGTCCTTTTCTTCCCATTAGCAGCAGCTGGAAGAGTACTACTAGGTACCCCTCAAAAGG GGGATGAGGGTGGAGACCATAGCAATGGGAGGAGTAAAACTGAAGTAAAGCCCAGTCACTCGGGCCAAGCCGGCTCCGCCCTTGGCCACTCATCTCCCTCCCACGCAACTCCCTCCGGGGTACATACGG CCACAGCCAACACGGCCAACAGGGCTGCACAGGTCGCACCATGTGGTAGCAGTGCTGGGCAACCGTTCGGAGCTAATTGTGTAAAACAGCGTAAGCCGGAACGTTCATGCGGCGAAACTAATCGTGACTGCATAAGAAGCTGA
- the LOC109122425 gene encoding uncharacterized protein LOC109122425 isoform X3, which yields MAKVYSVFLCVLLISVLFFPLTSAGRVLLDKPQKDDVSGKHSNGGNKIGVEGSHSSPAHSAKGHASPFHANPSHVVNPSPKGTAYADSFPCEGRKCLRTEKCNPTKVRGCR from the exons ATGGCAAAGGTATATTCTGTGTTTCTTTGCGTCCTCTTGATCTCAGTCCTGTTCTTCCCATTAACATCAGCTGGAAGAGTACTACTTGATAAACCTCAAAAGG ATGATGTGAGTGGAAAGCATAGCAATGGTGGGAACAAAATTGGAGTAGAGGGCAGTCATTCGAGCCCAGCCCACTCTGCCAAAGGCCATGCGTCTCCCTTCCACGCAAACCCCTCCCATGTTGTTAATCCTA GTCCAAAAGGCACGGCGTATGCTGACAGTTTTCCTTGCGAAGGTCGCAAATGCCTAAGAACCGAAAAATGCAACCCAACCAAAGTTCGCGGATGCCGATAA
- the LOC109122425 gene encoding uncharacterized protein LOC109122425 isoform X1 codes for MAKVYSVFLCVLLISVLFFPLTSAGRVLLDKPQKADDVSGKHSNGGNKIGVEGSHSSPAHSAKGHASPFHANPSHVVNPTVTGPKGTAYADSFPCEGRKCLRTEKCNPTKVRGCR; via the exons ATGGCAAAGGTATATTCTGTGTTTCTTTGCGTCCTCTTGATCTCAGTCCTGTTCTTCCCATTAACATCAGCTGGAAGAGTACTACTTGATAAACCTCAAAAGG CAGATGATGTGAGTGGAAAGCATAGCAATGGTGGGAACAAAATTGGAGTAGAGGGCAGTCATTCGAGCCCAGCCCACTCTGCCAAAGGCCATGCGTCTCCCTTCCACGCAAACCCCTCCCATGTTGTTAATCCTA CTGTCACAGGTCCAAAAGGCACGGCGTATGCTGACAGTTTTCCTTGCGAAGGTCGCAAATGCCTAAGAACCGAAAAATGCAACCCAACCAAAGTTCGCGGATGCCGATAA
- the LOC109122425 gene encoding uncharacterized protein LOC109122425 isoform X2 produces the protein MAKVYSVFLCVLLISVLFFPLTSAGRVLLDKPQKDDVSGKHSNGGNKIGVEGSHSSPAHSAKGHASPFHANPSHVVNPTVTGPKGTAYADSFPCEGRKCLRTEKCNPTKVRGCR, from the exons ATGGCAAAGGTATATTCTGTGTTTCTTTGCGTCCTCTTGATCTCAGTCCTGTTCTTCCCATTAACATCAGCTGGAAGAGTACTACTTGATAAACCTCAAAAGG ATGATGTGAGTGGAAAGCATAGCAATGGTGGGAACAAAATTGGAGTAGAGGGCAGTCATTCGAGCCCAGCCCACTCTGCCAAAGGCCATGCGTCTCCCTTCCACGCAAACCCCTCCCATGTTGTTAATCCTA CTGTCACAGGTCCAAAAGGCACGGCGTATGCTGACAGTTTTCCTTGCGAAGGTCGCAAATGCCTAAGAACCGAAAAATGCAACCCAACCAAAGTTCGCGGATGCCGATAA
- the LOC100263000 gene encoding uncharacterized protein LOC100263000 isoform X2, with product MTLNLMRRALSARLSLSSIMMIERVYSVFLCFLLISVLFFPLAAAGRVLLGTPQKGDEGGDHSNGRSKIHVNPSHSGQAGSALGHSSPSHATPSGVHTATANTANRAAQVAPCGSSAGQPFGSNCVKQRNPERSCGETNRDCIRS from the exons ATGACTCTTAACTTAATGCGAAGAGCTCTCTCTGCTCGCTTATCCCTCTCATCAATAATGATGATTGAAAGGGTTTATTCTGTGTTTCTTTGCTTCCTCTTGATCTCAGTCCTTTTCTTCCCATTAGCAGCAGCTGGAAGAGTACTACTAGGTACCCCTCAAAAGG GAGATGAGGGTGGAGACCATAGCAATGGGAGGAGTAAAATTCACGTAAACCCCAGTCACTCGGGCCAAGCCGGCTCCGCCCTTGGCCACTCATCTCCCTCCCACGCAACCCCCTCCGGGGTACATACGG CCACAGCCAACACGGCCAACAGGGCTGCACAGGTCGCACCATGTGGTAGCAGTGCTGGGCAACCGTTCGGATCTAATTGTGTAAAACAGCGTAACCCGGAACGTTCATGCGGCGAAACTAATCGCGACTGCATAAGAAGCTGA
- the LOC100263000 gene encoding uncharacterized protein LOC100263000 isoform X1 codes for MTLNLMRRALSARLSLSSIMMIERVYSVFLCFLLISVLFFPLAAAGRVLLGTPQKGDEGGDHSNGRSKIHVNPSHSGQAGSALGHSSPSHATPSGVHTGAHAVTSTANTANRAAQVAPCGSSAGQPFGSNCVKQRNPERSCGETNRDCIRS; via the exons ATGACTCTTAACTTAATGCGAAGAGCTCTCTCTGCTCGCTTATCCCTCTCATCAATAATGATGATTGAAAGGGTTTATTCTGTGTTTCTTTGCTTCCTCTTGATCTCAGTCCTTTTCTTCCCATTAGCAGCAGCTGGAAGAGTACTACTAGGTACCCCTCAAAAGG GAGATGAGGGTGGAGACCATAGCAATGGGAGGAGTAAAATTCACGTAAACCCCAGTCACTCGGGCCAAGCCGGCTCCGCCCTTGGCCACTCATCTCCCTCCCACGCAACCCCCTCCGGGGTACATACGGGTGCGCATGCAGTTACTT CCACAGCCAACACGGCCAACAGGGCTGCACAGGTCGCACCATGTGGTAGCAGTGCTGGGCAACCGTTCGGATCTAATTGTGTAAAACAGCGTAACCCGGAACGTTCATGCGGCGAAACTAATCGCGACTGCATAAGAAGCTGA
- the LOC104878916 gene encoding uncharacterized protein LOC104878916 — protein sequence MMEKAYSLFLCVLLILVLFLPSTAAGRALLQTAQTEGEGGNHGGNDGSKVGVTGSRSKPAPSKTGVSSPSKPTPVESTNSRKAAVSCGQGKRYSACMPRSIPAKCTTYSRNCH from the exons ATGATGGAAAAGGCTTATTCCCTCTTTCTTTGCGTTCTCTTGATTTTAGTCCTCTTCTTGCCATCCACAGCAGCTGGAAGAGCACTGCTTCAGACAGCTCAAACGG AGGGTGAGGGTGGAAACCACGGCGGAAATGATGGGAGTAAAGTGGGAGTAACAGGCAGTCGCTCCAAACCTGCCCCCTCCAAAACTGGAGTTTCATCTCCCTCCAAACCGACCCCCGTCG AGTCTACAAACAGCAGAAAAGCTGCTGTGTCATGCGGTCAAGGGAAACGGTACTCTGCATGTATGCCCAGATCGATTCCAGCTAAATGCACCACATATTCACGTAACTGCCACTGA